ACATGTGTGAAGTATGGTGAGACTATAGTCTGATTCAGGGGCCAGATGAGAAGGGCCCACTGCTGCTCTCTGGTTGAGGCCTGAGGGTGCTGCTGGACGGGTGCTGGGCTGAGAAGGCCCAGGAAGGCGAGCCTCGCGCAGTAGGAGAAAATGGTCTGCCTCTACCTGCTGACTTCCTTCACCGACATGAGGAATTCCTTGTACCCCTGGTCCATGAAAACAAGGCTTATCTCGGAGGGTGATCTCAAGGCCCTTGGTGAACTAAAACAGGGTTTCTCCAGAGGTCAGTAGGTCAGGAGCTGAACAAGTGTTTAAGTAGAACTCCGTCCCCCTGTATCCAATACACAGAGataacacattcacacacactcactgggCCTGGCACCCTGGGGCAGAAAATCAGTCACTGACACTCTCCCACACAAGCTGGAGGGGAAAACCTTGTTCTGGGGTAACTAACTGGCTGGGAAAAAAGAGATCACCCTGGTGGCCTCACTGCCCCGATCAGGGACCTTGGGTTCATTGCCACCGACGTGCACGTTCTTGTACCTCTAAGCAAAGCTATCACCCCTGCTCCACAGGCCGTGCCCACCTCTGCCACTTTTCTGACCCCATTCTCTTGCAGGATCTGGGAGTCTCCTCTGCTTCTAGCTGCCAAAGAGAATGATGTCCAGGCTCTCTGCAAGCTGCTCAAGTATGAGGCCTGTGAGGTACACCAGAGAGGTAAGGGGCAGAGCCCTCAGCTCCAGGCAGCCCTGCACCCGTGAGTCCCCAGTGTAGCCCAGCACCTTCTGCAGTAGGTCCCTAAATCTCTACTGTCCCCATCCGCTGACCTGCAGAAGCCAGACAACCCTTCTTTCTGTCAATGCCAGGAGCCCTGGGGGAGACAGCACTGCACACTGCAGCCCTCTTTGACAGCCCGGAGGCTGCCCTGGTGCTGATGGAGGCTGCTCCGGAGCTGGTCTTTGAACCTATGACATCTGAGCTGTTTGAGGGTAAGGGGCCGAGGGGCCCAGGATGGGGGGAAGGGGTGACCTGTTGGATATTCCAAGTCAGTTTCTGTGGTGGATAATTTGGGGAAACCAAAGAAGGAATCTGAACCCCTACTCTCCACCCCCCCTTCTCCCTTGTCATTCTCACTGTCATCAGAGCACTGACCCCTTGAAATGCAAGAGGCCTGGCGAGAGGAAAGAGATGGGCAGAAGCTCTGCCAGGCCCAGGGCACTCCATCCCCCACTAGGCTGCCGTGGGGAAGAGGAGCAGGTGTAGATATGGGAGGGACCCCCTGCAGGATCCTGGGGACAGACCCCGTGACTGAGGGCTGTCCCCGAGCCAGGTCAGACTGCGCTGCACATAGCCATCATGAACCAGAACGTGAACTTGGTGAAAGCCCTGCTTGCCCACGGGGCCAGCGTCTCTGCAAGAGCTACAGGCGCAGCTTTCCGCCACAGCGCCCGCAACCTCATCTACTTTGGTGAGGGCtcgggccagggccagggctgggggaggccgGGGGAGAGGGGGGAGAGAGCAAAGGGGGGGGGGGTTGAGCAGAGCTCCAGCCCTAGGGCACCTGGGAGGGGCCAGCCTCTCGGGACTTCAGGCCAGACACGACCCCCCCTGACCCTCTGCACCAcacctgcctctgcctctgctgaCAACGGTCCCCAAGCCCAGGGCCAAGATGGGGGAAGAGGCGGTCGCTCGGGGAGACAACCCATCTCACCCCGCACTCAGGCCATGGAGCCCTCTTGTCCCCAGGGGAGCACCCTCTGTCCTTTGCTGCCTGTGTGGGCAGCGAGGAGATCGTGCGGCTGCTCATTGAGCACGGAGCTGACATCCGGGCCCAGGACTCCCTGGGTAAGagcggggctgggaggggaggaacGGGGACAGCCCCCAGGCACCCCTGGGGTGGGCATCGGGAGCTCCAGGGACTTTGGTCTGGGGGCCAGGTGACACCCGTGTCCTCTCCCAGGAAACACTGTGCTGCACATCCTGGTCCTCCAGCCCAACAAACCATTTGCCTGCCAGATGTACAACCTGCTGCTGTCCCACGATGGGCACGGGCCCCGCCTGCCAGCCCTGGACCTCGTGCCCAACCACCAGGGTCTCACCCCCTTCAAGCTGGCCGGCGTGGAGGGCAACACCGTGGTGAGGGCCCCCCAGACCCGTGCTGTCCCTCTCATGACCCTCCTCCTACATTCCGGCCCTTTGAGTGAATACCTGGGAACAGTCATCCCTGATGCTTGAGTCCCATTTTCAGCTCAGACTGGGATTTATTTCTCCTCCCCTGTTCCTCACGCCCCTtgtcccctttctttcccatGTTCTCTCCCCTGAGGGCTTAGAGAGCCTAGAGCCCACCCTGGGGAGGTGTGTGATGCCCAGGGCCCCTGCCCGGTCAGCTTGCCGGGCAGCAGCCCTCCAGCCGCTCACCTCCTCCTCCCATGATCTGGGAAGGTGGGTTCTTCTGCTCCAAAGGCTGTGGTCATTGAGTGAGGAGCAGCCCCCTTCCAGCTGTGCTGTTCCCCTGGAGAGCCTCCCACTCCCTCTGGGGACACCCCTTTGTTTGCCCTCCTcactcagcccccacccccaccagatgTTCCAGCACCTGATGCAGAAGCGGAAGCACGTCCAGTGGACGTGCGGGCCACTGACCTCCACTCTCTACGACCTCACAGAGATCGACTCCTCGGGGGATGAGCAATCTCTGCTGGAACTGATTGTCACCACCAAGAAGCAGGAGGTGCTGTCTTCAGGTTTGAgcgcagctggggagggaagtcAGGCCTTCTGAGCTGATGGCTCTATTCCCCCACCGCAGGCTCGCCAGATCCTGGACCAGACCCCCGTGAAGGAGCTGGTGAGCCTCAAGTGGCAGAGATACGGGCAGCCATACTTCCGTGTGCTGGGCGCCATCTACCTCCTGTACATCACCTGCTTCACCATGTGCTGCATCTACCGCCCCCTCAAGCCCAGGGCCAGCAACTGCACCCATTCCCGGGACAACACCCTCCTACAGCAGAAGCTCCTTCAGGTGCGGCCCAGGAGCTGAGCCGTGGGGCAGGATTCAGCTCGGCCCTCCCGACTTAGCGCTTTTCTGCCCCGCATTTCCCCCTTTACCTAGGTCTCAGAAACATAGGCACAAgctcaaaatacacacacacacagggagaggcGACTGAGGTGGCCAGACTTAACAGGTTAACAAGAACCTTGCAAGGCCCGTGACCTTATGCGTGGACACTGACGTGTGCCCAGGGTGCAGGGCAGATGCCTGGAGTTCCTGAGGGCTCTGACCCTGGTTCCTCCCACAGGAGGCCTACATGACCCCCGAGGATGACATCCGACTGGTGGGGGAGCTGGTGACCGTCATTGGGGCTATGATCATTCTGCTCATAGAGGTCAGTTGTGGACAGGATGAGGGTGAGGCTATTTGCCCCAGGGGTCCAGCCTGAGCCCCTGTCTACAAGTGCCTGTGTGTCTTCCTGGCCTGGATACAGATTCCAGACATCTGCAGGGTGGGAATCACTCACTTGTTTGGACAGACCAACCTCGGGGGGCCGTTTCACATCACCATGTGAGTCTCTTTACTCTCACCCCCATCCCTTCCCTCACCCACTGGCTCCCTGGCCCCTTGGGAGCCCTGACTCCAGAAGTCCCTCTCCAGTGAGGTGTGTGTGACCCTGTGTATTGTGCTTCTGACGGCCGAATCTGAGTGTGTGGGTactgtctgcctgcctgcccgTCACACTCTTCTTCTCGGGCCCCGGGATAAGCCCAGCCCCCTCTCATCACGCCCTCCTGCTCTCCCCAGCATCACCCACGCCTGCCTGGTGCTGGTGATCATGGTGATGCGGCTCACCAACACCCGCAGGGAGGAGGTGCCCATGTCCTTCGCGCTGGTGCTGGGCTGGTGCAGCATCATGTACTTCGCCCACGGATTGCAGATGCTGGGCCCCTTCACCATCATGATCCAGAAGGTCTGTGTCCCCCACCAAGCTTTCTAGAGAAGGGTCCTAGAGCAGGGACTTCTGCAGACCCTTCCGTGAAAGGCCAGGTGATAGATATCTCAGGCTTTGTGAGCCACATATGGCCTCTGTTgcgtattcttttcttttcctcctcctccactgctgcctccttctttattttttacccaatcctttaaaaatgtaaaaaccattcttagttcaAGACTGTACCAAAACAGGCCAAGCCAATTGGTCTCCAGGCAGTGGTCGGCCACCCCCGTCCTACAGGGTGGGGCTGTTAGCCTCCCACGGGCAGACCTGTTAGTGGCTGGAAAGGACAGTTGCTCCAGGGGGCTGGGGTGATGTTTTCCTTCCCCTCGCCTCCCTCTAGATGATTTTTGGTGACCTGATGCGGTTCTGCTGGCTGATGGCTGTGGTCATCCTAGGCTTTGCCTCAGGTTAATCAGGTTTGGGATGGGGGCGGTGGGAGGTAGAGGTTCGAGGGGCCCAGAGAGTACAGAACTCTTCTGGATGAACTTGGGGGCGGTggggggaaggtgggagggagggcagaggaaagAGGAGACCCTGAAGTCTGAGGATGGGCCGCCCCTTGGAGATGAGGGGAAACCGGGAGCGTTAGAAGAGGTGGCTCTTGGGGTCAGGACAAGCCACATGGGAGATAAGGGGACATAAGACCCCCGAGTATGCAGGGCTGGAgggctgggaaggaggaaagaggcaGTGAAGAGCTGGCTGTGGTCCAGCCAGTGTGTGCTGC
This portion of the Manis javanica isolate MJ-LG chromosome 6, MJ_LKY, whole genome shotgun sequence genome encodes:
- the LOC108389319 gene encoding transient receptor potential cation channel subfamily V member 6-like isoform X2; amino-acid sequence: MGLPLPKKGLILCLWRKFWRWSQRQEPWAQSQDEQNLQQQQRIWESPLLLAAKENDVQALCKLLKYEACEVHQRGALGETALHTAALFDSPEAALVLMEAAPELVFEPMTSELFEGQTALHIAIMNQNVNLVKALLAHGASVSARATGAAFRHSARNLIYFGHGALLSPGEHPLSFAACVGSEEIVRLLIEHGADIRAQDSLGNTVLHILVLQPNKPFACQMYNLLLSHDGHGPRLPALDLVPNHQGLTPFKLAGVEGNTVMFQHLMQKRKHVQWTCGPLTSTLYDLTEIDSSGDEQSLLELIVTTKKQEARQILDQTPVKELVSLKWQRYGQPYFRVLGAIYLLYITCFTMCCIYRPLKPRASNCTHSRDNTLLQQKLLQEAYMTPEDDIRLVGELVTVIGAMIILLIEIPDICRVGITHLFGQTNLGGPFHITIITHACLVLVIMVMRLTNTRREEVPMSFALVLGWCSIMYFAHGLQMLGPFTIMIQKMIFGDLMRFCWLMAVVILGFASAFYIIFQTEDPEELGHFCSYPMALFSTFELFLAIIDGPANYNVDLPFMYSITYAAFSIIAPLLMLNLLIAMMSDTHWRVAQERDELWRTQVVATMVMLERKLPRCLWPRSGICGLKYGMGDRWFLRVEDRQDLNRQRIRRYMKAFSSQLSEDDLAKDSEKQKPTHPSSPCPPLATLSASRSTNWEQLWQGTLRLALQGVASRALEDGEGWEYQI
- the LOC108389319 gene encoding transient receptor potential cation channel subfamily V member 6-like isoform X1, with the translated sequence MGLPLPKKGLILCLWRKFWRWSQRQEPWAQSQDEQNLQQQQRIWESPLLLAAKENDVQALCKLLKYEACEVHQRGALGETALHTAALFDSPEAALVLMEAAPELVFEPMTSELFEGQTALHIAIMNQNVNLVKALLAHGASVSARATGAAFRHSARNLIYFGEHPLSFAACVGSEEIVRLLIEHGADIRAQDSLGNTVLHILVLQPNKPFACQMYNLLLSHDGHGPRLPALDLVPNHQGLTPFKLAGVEGNTVMFQHLMQKRKHVQWTCGPLTSTLYDLTEIDSSGDEQSLLELIVTTKKQEARQILDQTPVKELVSLKWQRYGQPYFRVLGAIYLLYITCFTMCCIYRPLKPRASNCTHSRDNTLLQQKLLQEAYMTPEDDIRLVGELVTVIGAMIILLIEIPDICRVGITHLFGQTNLGGPFHITIITHACLVLVIMVMRLTNTRREEVPMSFALVLGWCSIMYFAHGLQMLGPFTIMIQKMIFGDLMRFCWLMAVVILGFASAFYIIFQTEDPEELGHFCSYPMALFSTFELFLAIIDGPANYNVDLPFMYSITYAAFSIIAPLLMLNLLIAMMSDTHWRVAQERDELWRTQVVATMVMLERKLPRCLWPRSGICGLKYGMGDRWFLRVEDRQDLNRQRIRRYMKAFSSQLSEDDLAKDSEKQKPTHPSSPCPPLATLSASRSTNWEQLWQGTLRLALQGVASRALEDGEGWEYQI